The following coding sequences lie in one Euhalothece natronophila Z-M001 genomic window:
- a CDS encoding mechanosensitive ion channel family protein, with the protein MTKLSGYFYLFAEQGEELSEELITEITLEKILYAISAIALSYLLLVSIQFLTTWSSEKVPRRYRLLIKQSVPFWKGLVLIITISYLINLFLNLSGQNLLALTGTIALTLGFAFKDYTTSIIAGVVALFEAPYHVGDRVKIDEHYGEVTDFGLRGIRLKTPDDDLITIPHSKIFSEAISNSNSGKLEAQVVTNFYFHHEEDTEAIIEILYQAAYSSKYTQLKLPIVVIVSEKSWGTHFKLRAYPMDARDEFIYQTDLTRRSKKAFKQMGLKYPNLTSKFELTDAD; encoded by the coding sequence ATGACTAAATTGTCAGGTTATTTTTATCTCTTTGCTGAACAAGGAGAAGAGTTATCAGAAGAGTTAATTACAGAAATTACTCTCGAAAAAATATTATATGCTATTAGCGCGATCGCGCTCAGTTATCTATTACTCGTCTCCATTCAATTTCTTACAACTTGGAGTTCCGAAAAAGTTCCCCGTCGCTATCGGTTGTTAATTAAGCAGTCTGTTCCTTTTTGGAAAGGCTTAGTTTTAATTATTACTATCAGCTATTTAATTAATTTATTTCTTAACTTATCAGGACAAAATTTATTAGCGTTAACAGGAACGATCGCGCTAACTTTGGGGTTTGCTTTCAAAGATTACACCACCTCAATTATTGCTGGAGTAGTTGCCTTATTTGAAGCCCCCTATCATGTGGGCGATCGCGTTAAAATTGACGAGCATTATGGAGAAGTAACGGACTTTGGGCTAAGGGGAATTCGGCTTAAAACCCCTGATGATGATTTAATTACAATTCCTCATAGTAAAATTTTTAGTGAAGCCATTTCTAACAGCAACAGTGGCAAATTAGAAGCACAAGTTGTCACCAACTTTTATTTCCACCATGAAGAAGATACAGAAGCCATTATTGAGATTCTTTACCAAGCCGCCTACAGTAGCAAATACACTCAACTTAAATTACCTATTGTTGTTATTGTTTCCGAAAAGTCTTGGGGAACTCATTTCAAATTAAGAGCTTATCCCATGGATGCTAGGGATGAATTTATTTATCAAACTGACTTAACCCGTCGCAGTAAAAAAGCCTTTAAGCAAATGGGCTTAAAATATCCAAACCTCACCAGCAAATTTGAATTGACAGATGCCGATTAA
- a CDS encoding glutathione S-transferase family protein: MKLFYIPLTRATRPRWLLEEMGLSYELVRVGSGEMANKFEYQNLHPHNKVPVLVDDNVTIFESAAICSYLADQYPEKELAPSLNSPSRGYYYQWLFYAQTSLEPPVERYIFQVAPDLPEQVLPNSEHTKFSKEEIFQWFTKVCEPLQRALKNNDYLVDNRLTTVDVVTGGVLYWAYKLGLIKEETPIKKYLMQLIERPAFQRAHDEINIYKTVA, from the coding sequence ATGAAATTATTTTATATTCCTTTAACACGAGCCACTCGCCCACGTTGGCTATTAGAAGAAATGGGACTTTCTTACGAATTAGTGAGAGTGGGTTCAGGAGAAATGGCGAATAAATTTGAATATCAAAACCTCCATCCTCATAATAAAGTCCCTGTTTTGGTTGATGATAATGTAACTATTTTTGAATCGGCGGCTATCTGTAGTTACTTAGCAGATCAATATCCTGAAAAAGAATTAGCTCCTTCCTTAAACAGCCCCTCCCGAGGATATTATTATCAGTGGTTATTTTATGCTCAAACCAGTTTAGAGCCACCTGTAGAGCGATATATTTTTCAGGTAGCCCCTGATTTACCAGAGCAAGTTTTACCCAATAGTGAACATACCAAATTTTCTAAAGAGGAAATTTTTCAATGGTTCACGAAAGTCTGTGAACCTTTACAAAGGGCTTTAAAAAATAATGATTATTTAGTTGATAATCGATTAACTACAGTTGATGTCGTAACAGGCGGTGTTTTATATTGGGCTTATAAATTAGGTTTGATTAAGGAAGAAACGCCAATAAAAAAATATTTAATGCAATTAATAGAACGTCCTGCTTTTCAAAGAGCTCATGATGAAATTAATATTTATAAAACAGTTGCTTAA
- a CDS encoding phosphotransacetylase family protein: MAKSAKSLIIASLEAYSGKSAMIIGVAHQLQQKGVNLSYSKPVGNYFDQENNNLVENDVQFIAQALNLSPQQVGTPLVGLSSQSIQALLKTKQEQNYAQALKESVAQFDQSDLLLVEAPPTYEEGSLFHLSTEQMATTLDAPILMVVRYHSLLVVDQIIGAKRKLGNQLLGIAINDVPPEMETEVNDEVKPFLEAQGIPVLGILPQSSLLHSVSVRELAKELEAKVLCRRDRLDLMVEKLTIGAMNVNSALKYFRKGKNLAVVTGGDRSDLQLAALETSAHCLILTGHVPPQDFVLSRAETLEIPILAVEFDTLTTVEIVERTFKQVRIQEPIKVQFIRELMTQHFDIERLINKLELNPALTN; the protein is encoded by the coding sequence GTGGCAAAGTCTGCCAAATCATTAATTATTGCTTCTCTAGAAGCCTATAGTGGAAAGTCAGCTATGATTATTGGGGTTGCTCACCAACTCCAACAAAAAGGAGTTAACCTCAGTTATAGTAAGCCAGTAGGAAATTATTTTGATCAAGAAAACAATAACCTTGTAGAAAATGATGTGCAGTTTATTGCACAGGCTCTAAACTTATCACCCCAGCAAGTGGGAACCCCCCTAGTTGGTTTATCTTCCCAAAGTATTCAAGCCCTTCTCAAAACGAAACAGGAGCAGAATTATGCACAGGCTCTAAAAGAGTCTGTCGCGCAATTTGATCAAAGTGACTTGCTTTTGGTAGAAGCTCCTCCTACCTATGAAGAAGGAAGTTTATTTCATCTTTCTACTGAGCAAATGGCAACCACCCTTGATGCTCCTATTTTAATGGTAGTCCGCTATCATTCTTTATTAGTGGTGGATCAGATTATTGGCGCTAAGAGAAAACTGGGAAATCAGTTATTGGGCATTGCCATTAATGACGTTCCCCCAGAAATGGAAACTGAGGTCAATGATGAAGTAAAACCATTTCTAGAAGCGCAAGGAATCCCCGTCTTGGGCATTTTACCGCAAAGTTCCTTATTACATAGTGTCAGTGTTCGAGAATTAGCAAAAGAATTAGAAGCAAAAGTTCTTTGTCGGCGCGATCGACTAGACTTGATGGTAGAGAAGCTAACCATCGGTGCAATGAATGTTAACTCCGCCCTGAAATATTTTCGGAAGGGAAAAAATTTAGCAGTAGTTACAGGCGGCGATCGCAGCGATTTACAGTTAGCCGCTCTTGAAACCTCTGCTCACTGTTTAATTTTAACTGGTCATGTTCCCCCGCAAGACTTTGTTTTATCTCGTGCTGAAACTTTAGAGATTCCCATTCTTGCTGTTGAATTTGATACCCTAACCACAGTAGAGATTGTTGAACGCACATTTAAACAGGTTCGGATCCAAGAGCCGATTAAAGTTCAATTCATTCGTGAGTTAATGACGCAACACTTTGATATTGAACGTCTGATTAATAAACTTGAGTTAAACCCTGCCTTAACTAACTAA